One segment of Erigeron canadensis isolate Cc75 chromosome 2, C_canadensis_v1, whole genome shotgun sequence DNA contains the following:
- the LOC122589032 gene encoding heavy metal-associated isoprenylated plant protein 39, protein MAQKVVLKVLTMTDEKTKQKAIEAAADILGVDSIAADLKDQKLTVIGEMDTVAVVKKLKKVGKVDIISVGPAKEPEKKEEKKEEKKEEKKEEKKEEKKEEAPKEEKK, encoded by the exons ATGGCCCAG AAGGTGGTGCTCAAGGTTTTAACCATGACTGAtgaaaaaactaaacaaaaagcCATTGAAGCAGCTGCTGATATCCTTG GTGTGGATTCGATTGCGGCTGATCTGAAAGATCAGAAGCTGACGGTGATCGGAGAGATGGACACCGTGGCGGTGGTGAAGAAGCTGAAAAAAGTAGGCAAGGTTGACATAATATCAGTTGGACCAGCTAAAGAACctgagaaaaaagaagaaaaaaaagaagagaagaaagaagagaaaaaagaagaaaagaaagaagagaaaaaggAGGAAGCTcccaaagaagaaaaaaaatga
- the LOC122590300 gene encoding pentatricopeptide repeat-containing protein At3g60050-like — protein MSSIAQLGHKFVQGISCYCGISRSLCSNSTTPFTNGFRRIEKYLIGYRKCSNSNLVFDKPLAEEEILDSVNTSGRYSDNDDKYDDGDCPFDNVFSRASFVRNAKLGANEALKVLQQDGPGFDTKSALDSLDFKVSGLLVREVLIGILKSMNHVNRKRCARLGHKFFVWSGEKESYNHTVNTYHLIMQILAEADELLEMWELVDEMTGKGYPVTSRTFNILICTCGEAGVAKKVVERFIKSKSFNFRPFSHSFNAILHALLAAHHYKLIEWVYQQMLTDGHQPDALTYNIIMYTKYRLGKLGQFHQLLDEMGRSGFPPDFHTFNILLHILGKGDKPSAAVDLLNHMKEVGIEPSVLHFTTLIDGLSRAGNMDACKYFFEEMINYGCEPDVVSYTVMITGHIAAGQLEKAEEMFSEMFNNGKIPNVYTYNAMIRGLCMAGKFEYACLMLKEMESRGCNPNFLVYSTLVRHLKHAGKRSEADNVIKQMVEKGHYGHLHEKLKRYRRC, from the coding sequence atGTCCTCAATTGCTCAATTAGGTCACAAATTTGTTCAGGGTATTTCTTGTTATTGTGGCATTTCACGTTCCTTATGTAGCAATAGTACAACCCCATTTACTAATGGGTTTCGTAGGATTGAAAAATACTTAATTGGGTATCGAAAATGTTCCAATAGTAATCTTGTTTTTGATAAACCCTTAGCAGAGGAAGAAATCCTCGATTCGGTAAATACTAGTGGTAGATACAGTGATAATGATGATAAGTATGATGATGGAGATTGCCCATTTGATAATGTGTTTAGTAGAGCTAGTTTTGTACGAAATGCGAAACTTGGTGCTAATGAAGCACTTAAAGTGTTGCAACAAGATGGGCCTGGTTTTGATACAAAATCGGCGTTAGATAGTTTAGACTTTAAAGTATCAGGTTTACTTGTGAGAGAAGTACTTATAGGGATCTTGAAGAGTATGAATCATGTGAATAGGAAACGTTGTGCTAGACTTGGGCACAAGTTTTTTGTATGGTCGGGTGAAAAAGAGAGTTATAATCATACGGTGAATACTTATCATTTGATTATGCAAATCCTAGCGGAAGCAGACGAATTATTAGAGATGTGGGAGTTGGTTGATGAGATGACGGGAAAAGGGTATCCTGTTACTTCAagaacttttaatattttaatttgtacgTGTGGGGAAGCCGGTGTAGCCAAGAAAGTTGTGGAGAGGTTTATAAAGTCGAAGTCATTTAATTTTCGGCCTTTTAGTCATTCGTTTAACGCAATTTTGCATGCTCTTCTTGCTGCACATCACTATAAGCTAATTGAATGGGTGTATCAGCAGATGTTGACGGATGGGCATCAACCAGATGCATTGacgtataatataataatgtatacGAAATATAGGCTTGGGAAATTGGGTCAGTTTCATCAGTTGTTGGATGAGATGGGGAGAAGTGGATTTCCTCCTGATTTTCATACGTTTAATATACTTCTTCATATTCTTGGTAAAGGAGATAAGCCATCTGCAGCTGTTGACCTTTTGAACCATATGAAGGAAGTTGGGATTGAGCCTAGTGTTCTTCATTTTACTACATTGATAGACGGGTTGAGCCGAGCCGGAAATATGGATGCCTGCAAGTATTTCTTTgaagaaatgattaattatggaTGTGAGCCCGATGTGGTGTCTTACACTGTAATGATCACGGGGCACATTGCAGCTGGACAGTTGGAAAAAGCGGAGGAAATGTTTTCTGAAATGTTTAATAATGGCAAGATTCCTAATGTTTACACGTATAATGCAATGATTCGTGGGCTTTGTATGGCTGGGAAATTTGAGTATGCGTGTTTGATGCTTAAAGAAATGGAATCTAGAGGGTGTAATCCTAATTTTCTTGTGTATAGTACACTTGTGAGGCATTTGAAACATGCTGGAAAGCGTTCTGAAGCTGATAATGTAATAAAACAGATGGTGGAAAAGGGGCATTATGGTCATTTACATGAAAAGCTTAAGAGATATCGGAGATGCTAA